In Mustela lutreola isolate mMusLut2 chromosome 1, mMusLut2.pri, whole genome shotgun sequence, one genomic interval encodes:
- the LOC131822179 gene encoding olfactory receptor 4B1-like codes for MESSTNNVTELIFTGLFQDPEVQRVCFVVFLLVYLATVVGNGLIVLTVNVSKSLHSPMFFFLSYLSLVEITYSSTVVPKFITDLLSKIKTISLKGCVAQIFFFHFFGVTEIFLLVVMAYDRYVAICKPLHYMNIMSRPLCHVLVTGSWLGGFFHSIIQIIITIQLPFCGPNVIDHYFCDLQPLFKLACTDTSVEGVIVLANSGLIALCSFLILVSSYIVILFNLRNHSAEGRRKALSTCASHITVVLLFFGPAIFLYMRPSSTFTEDKLVAVFYTVVTPMLNPIIYTLRNAEVKIAMRRLWGKKNSGME; via the coding sequence ATGGAGTCCAGTACAAATAATGTGACTGAGTTAATTTTCACTGGCCTTTTCCAGGATCCAGAGGTGCAGAGAGTGTGTTTTGTGGTGTTTCTTCTTGTGTACCTAGCCACAGTGGTGGGCAATGGTCTTATTGTCCTGACAGTCAATGTCAGTAAGAGTCTGCATTCCCCCATGTTCTTTTTCCTTAgctacctgtccctggtggagatcACTTACTCCTCCACTGTAGTCCCTAAATTCATCACAGACTTACTTTCCAAGATTAAGACCATTTCCCTGAAGGGCTGTGTGGCTCAGATATTCTTCTTCCACTTCTTTGGGGTCACTGAGATCTTTCTGCTTGTGGTGATGGcatatgaccgctatgtggccatctgtaagcCTCTTCATTATATGAACATTATGAGCCGTCCACTGTGTCATGTACTGGTGACTGGCTCCTGGCTTGGTGGCTTTTTTCACTCCATTATACAGATTATCATCACCATCCAGTTGCCCTTCTGTGGTCCCAATGTGATTGACCACTACTTCTGTGATCTTCAGCCATTATTCAAACTTGCTTGTACGGACACTTCTGTGGAGGGGGTTATTGTGTTGGCCAACAGTGGCTTAATTGCTCTGTGCTCCTTCCTCATCTTGGTGTCCTCCTATATTGTCATCCTGTTCAACCTGAGGAATCATTCTGCAGAGGGGAGGCGCAAAGCTCTCTCCACCTGTGCCTCTCACATCACAGTGGTCCTTTTGTTCTTTGGACCTGCTATCTTCCTCTACATGCGACCTTCCTCCACCTTTACTGAGGATAAACTGGTGGCCGTGTTCTACACAGTTGTCACTCCCATGCTAAACCCCATCATATACACACTCAGAAATGCAGAGGTGAAAATTGCCATGAGGAGGTTGTGGGGCAAAAAGAACTCAGGGATGGAGTAA